The following coding sequences are from one Saprospiraceae bacterium window:
- a CDS encoding C40 family peptidase translates to MVNQLLYGESFTVLEESGSWSMIRSNHDAYAGWMESAIVHSSPQESYIQDRILTSTCYLDRLNTLLSPGSFIDMKIPESLSCHFPNPELTISEALNLISKNFLNVPYLWGGRTVFGVDCSGLSQLFLRFCGLHIMRDASEQSDMGLTIPFEELKLGDLLFFHNDKYKIIHVAIVFAETQVIHASGKVHLANFDQKGIYIHSNSYTHNFAFAKRLLNTI, encoded by the coding sequence ATGGTAAACCAATTGCTCTATGGTGAATCATTCACAGTCCTTGAAGAAAGTGGATCATGGAGCATGATCAGATCAAATCATGATGCATATGCAGGTTGGATGGAATCCGCAATTGTGCATAGTTCTCCCCAAGAATCTTACATTCAAGACCGTATTTTGACGTCAACTTGTTATTTGGATCGTTTAAACACTTTACTCAGCCCAGGATCTTTTATTGACATGAAAATTCCTGAGTCTTTGAGCTGCCATTTTCCCAATCCCGAATTGACAATTTCAGAAGCTCTAAATTTAATCTCAAAGAATTTTTTGAATGTTCCCTATTTATGGGGAGGACGAACCGTTTTCGGAGTAGACTGTTCTGGATTGTCTCAATTATTTTTAAGATTTTGTGGATTGCATATAATGCGTGATGCCTCTGAGCAGTCAGACATGGGACTCACTATTCCTTTTGAAGAATTAAAGTTAGGGGACTTACTGTTTTTCCATAATGATAAATACAAAATTATTCATGTTGCTATAGTATTTGCTGAAACTCAGGTCATCCACGCATCCGGGAAGGTCCATTTGGCGAATTTTGACCAAAAAGGAATATATATTCATTCTAACTCCTACACCCATAATTTTGCTTTCGCAAAACGCTTATTAAATACCATTTAG